aaagCCCACACTTCCCATTTATTTACTGTGTTCTGGCTGGATAAGAGTGCTAGTGGGAGGACTAAATGTCAAAATCAGAGTAAGAACACAATAATTGCATAACCTGCTGATAGAATATTGCAGTAAACTGAGTATTGAATGACAAATGTTCCTAACTGAAGGGAGGTTGAGATCAAATAGGTGTAGCTAGGCTTGTCAGAACGGTCTGAGAGACTCGACACAAATGCAATTTGTCATCTATCATGTTTAAGTGACTAACCTTGTTTCTGGTGTAACttgttgctctctctctctctctctctgtctgtagcTTACTGGCGGTTCTGGCTTTGTGTCACTGTTGTCTATGAGCTGttcctcatcttcatcctgTTTCAGGTGGGTTGATAATATTGATGCCTAGAATGGCTAAAGGCCTTGGAGATGCATGCTAATACATTGCTGAGGGAATAACCATATAGCAATCACATGAAGTATGTCAAGCACACAGCAAGACAGCAGACCTTCTTTACTAAAGACGATTTTCTGGACTTTCACACTGACCGCTGGTTCAAATCTCGGATTTCGTAGTCCACAAACCATCTCAAAACAGTCGCCAAgtacaggatttttttcagatttctgttccAATCTCTGGTGCTTGTTCTGATGTGATCCCTGGAAACCTCTTGTCTCTCTcccaatttaattaaaatttctatCACTAAGTCACACTGTGTCTTAATCAGGCTTgaacactgaatttttttttttagaaacttaACTACCTTCTGGACTGAAAAGTTAAAGTTGTAGCTTGTTGAGAGAGGATAGAAACCCTGTTTTATAGTTAAAATGCACAGTTAATTGGAGGAAGTGTTGTGTCGTGATCTTATTTCCTAAGATGTGATGGTtagtctttcttctttttgccaTGTTTTCCAGACAGTGCATGATGGACGACAGTTCATGAAGTACATTGACCCCAAATTGGGCGTGCCCCTTCCTGAGCGTGACTATGGAGGAAACTGCCTCATGTATGACCCAGGCAACACTACGGACCCCTTCCACAACATCTGGGTGAGAAGAgaatgtatttcattttacattctGTCAATCGAACACTTCATCTTTGCCCATGTGACTGTTTGGATGTCTCAGatgttaaacattttttttacatatacgGCAATATTCCTACTCGTTATTGCTGTACCATAATAATTTATAAGTAACAGGCTACCTTCCAAGAAGTAAAATTTCTTACTCAGTCTTGCAATTCTAATGTTGAATGCCTCGTCCTCAATTTACTAATAAGGAAATGACCCAGATCTTGAATAATGTGGCAGGCTAAACAAGTCCATACACGGCCCTCTGCGTTACTGCAAAACTGAGTAattcctttcttttcctttttctcgtTCTCTTTCCCTGATCCATTCACTCATTTCTCTCTCAGTTTGTCTTTGCCGTTTCTTTCTCtcattctttttctctctcatacacacacacacacacacacacacacacacacacacagtgagtgtTACTGTGAGCTGACTGCCTCCAGAGGCTTGTGTCTGGTGCAGATTACAGCCCGTCAGTAGAACCAGGCCTCCTTCTCTCTCGGGAAGGCAGTCTTCTGCTGCCGCCACGACCCACAGCCCATCTCTACCATTAGCCTCGTTTCTTTCTGTACTCAGAGTGGGACAAACCAGCCTTTCCTTCACTAAACTACTGCCAATCTACCTgacagtgtttattttttaaatgtcgaGTTATGACCACATATTTGGAAAGAAACTTCAAACAAAACTAATTTTGACTTGTTGGTCCGAGAACGTGAACTGAAACGTGCTAAACTACATCATAAAAAGAACTAAATCCAAGTGTCATCGGGCAGAACTAcagttttctgtgcattttatttcaatgatgtttaatgatgccCTGTGAAAGTTTGTCCTGTTCAGTGACCCAGTACTCACTGTGCTCATTTCTGTTTGGTACCAATGTGAACTAGATGCGCTGCTTTATTAGAACACACAGGACCCTATTTTTACCAGCCAAGTAAAAGTGCGAAGTGATGGATCTTGGGTGCACTGACTGAGTGGGCTTCTTGAGGTGCATCTTGCTGTTATGAGGTGCAGCAGTGCAACATgccaaagaaataaatgaactgaAGAGCGTGGtgttaaaaaaatcagccaGTCCCAACACAGGTCATCACTCTGAAAGCTGAGCTGAGATAGAAAGTTGGAAAGAACGCAGTCACACACGGATTAATGAGCCACTGTGGTGCGTCTCTCTCCATTAAATGGAGTTACCTTGTCGCAGCCTTGTGTCATTAGGAGGTGATTTAATGAGTGTGAACACGGCAGATGGTCGTGCACTACACTCTGGTGTGCCGCTTGTCAAGTAAGTGGCTGTATATTTATCAATTTGTGTGCTGCTTTCAAGTTGCTGCAGAGATAGAATGATTTCCTAGAGAAACCGTGGACAAGAGGTACCAAAGGAATTCCTTATATTCCTACATAAACAAGTGCAGATATATGCCTCTATCAGCaggaaaataaatcattaaaatacttcttttttttaaaccaaaatggCAACAGATTTACACAGAAGCTTCTGTTGTTGGCGGACAGTCAGTTCTGACGGTTTTTCTAATGCTCAGTTTAAATCAAGACCATGAAAAATGATGTTACGTCGACCCATGTCATTTAGCAGTTGACGAAGTGGTGGACAGTTTAATCAAGGTGTGTGTTAAGTCTGAATTAGACACAGATAGAAGCTTAACGGTGCTTTTGTAAAGAGAGCATAGTGTTAAATTAACACACTGGTTTTCCTCTGCAGGACAAGATGGATGGCTTTGTCCCCGCTCACTTCCTAGGATGGTATATCAAGGTAAGTTCAGAATAATCAGCCTCACAACTCAACCCCGTTCATGTAGGTGATCcagttcagattcagattcagataaactttatttatccccgagGGGCAATTAAGGTGCATATGAGCAGCAGGACGTTACAAAAAATAGACAGGGTATTCACAGAAGAATAggataaaaaagaataaaatagaataaaatttagaatatacagtatgtacacaATATAAATATCAAATGAGGTAACTGGAGTGGATGACGTAAAGTGCAAACAGACAGTGTAAACAGAGGAAATAGTATGGACTGTGTAGACattctaaataatataaaacagtGTAACCAGTGTAAGTATAAACAGGATGTTAAGTAGTCTGGGGGgggatgtgtgtgtggggaATGGTGTTAACAGTTTGAGTTGACTGGCTtcaactgttttgttgttgtccaATGATGAGAATCACCAGTTCACCTCcctaattaaaacaaaattaatttgCTTCATGAAATCAGTTGAGCGTGTGACACGAAAATGATAATAGTGTGAGTTAGTCCTGCTGGCATTAATGGATGACACAAACTTTAGAGCCCGTGATTACAGATTGCACACATTTATATTAAGCTCAGTTGTCATTACTGTATTGGGATCAAACGTGCAATTTATATACAATTGCGGTGTCAATAATGGGTTGTACATATTGTGTAGATATACAGCAATGTGCTTTTTTGATGCATCCATCCTCcccttttcctctttgttttcctCCAGACTCTGATGATCCGGGATTGGTGGATGTGTATGATAATCAGTGTCATGTTTGAATTCCTGGAATACAGCCTGGAGCACCAGTTACCCAACTTCTCAGAGTGTTGGTGGGACCACGTACGTATTTCTGCGTAACACACTGACATTCTCAGAGTCAGTCAACAGCACCAAATAAAGAAGCACATGAGGCATTATTCTTTGCATACTGTATTTTAGTACGTGAAATGTAGACGTACTAAAGAGGAAATTGTGTGAAACAACAAGACACCTGCTCTTAAGGCTCTGACGGTGTTTACTGCAGACATAATGCTGACATAATGCTTTTTCTCAGACCGTGTTAAATTTGAATATGCTGCAGAGAGTAGACATCAATATACTAAAGGTGACTCCAGGTGTTCAGATGTGTCCACATAACAAAGGCATTCTCTGTCTTGGAAACCGCCGTGGATGAAAGTTACAGTTTCTCAAAACAAGGAGCTAAAATACTTGGAGGAAATGTAGTATAACTATAAAAGTAAACCAGTATTTCTTTTTATGAGGGGATTTCAGAACAGACTGGGAAGGTCACTTTAACCCTGACTTGTTACTCTGCAGCGCACTGAAGGGGCGGAATGTGGAGCAATTAAAGCCATTTCATTTTGCCGTTGAGATTTATGACAGCAATTAAGGTCTCATTTGTTCACGTGATAAAAATATTCTACAAGCACCGAACTAGGAAGCAACACAACCGATAGCAAGGAAAGCCAAGTGAGCATCATTGGAGAGTAAAAAGGGAACAAAATAGAATGTAAACAGATAATTAGTGTGAGGATAAACAGTGGACCGTAAGAACATGTTAAATCTGCAGTTGCTTCAGTTGTGacacaaaaacttcatatttaCAGTAAACATGGATGACACCTTAATACATGTAGAATGTAAATATCTTCTACAGGCTCTAtaaagaaacagagaaacacacactgttttTTTCGGAGCTCATGAACTCTAtaatcttaaaagaaaaatgagattgGAACTTGCTACAGGAATGTAAGGGAGATGTTAGTGGAGCCTGATGTGTTCTCACCCACACAGGCCTAAAAAAAGGTCTGATCTTAACAAGCTTGTGTAGGTGGATCGCGGTTGTGTAGGAGTGTTACCTCGTTTACACTTTATTAAAATGGTtctctccctctagtggatcaTGGATGTGTTGGTGTGCAACGGTTTGGGGATTTACTGTGGAATGAAGACGCTGGCCTGGCTGTCAATGAAGCCGTACCAGTGGCAGGGCCTCTGGAACATTCCTACATACAAGTATGACTTTATGAAAGCTGCAGGACACATATAGAATTCAGAACcacaacataatttttttttttttttttacaaatgtatgTCTTTATCTACCCCACACATCTCCATTATGAGTTCCAACCAGCTGCGTTAGACCTTAAAATTTGTTCATATCTAATGGTATCTCTGTGTACATCTCAGGGGGAAGATAAAGCGTATAGCCTTCCAGTTCACACCATACAGCTGGGTGAAGTTCGAGTGGAAGCCTGCTTCAAGCCTTCGTCGCTGGCTTGCTGTGTTGGGCATCATCTTCATGGTAAGACACattctgtttttactgacatGGAAAAGATGATTTGAGGTCATTATCGCAACTAAGAATGagatacaatacaataaaagcaCTGAGAAAGAAACGCATATCCTAATGAATGTCTTCAGAAGAACTGCAAAGTTATGTAGGCTGTCTTAAGTATATTTATCAGTATTGTCTCTCTGCCTGACAAATTAATTCCACTATCTGTTTAGTATAGCCGTAAAACTATTAGatatattatataaaataatcaTGACAGTCAAAGTaatctaatgttttttttccatgtgttattgttgtaacttttttgtccttttctgctttcttcttcATTGTAGTCTCATTGTTCCTAAACTAAGATATGCATTCTTTCACCTCCTCCCTTGTTAGTTCCTCTTGGCGGAGCTGAACACCTTCTACCTGAAGTTCGTCTTGTGGATGCCTCCTGAACACTACCTGGTGCTGCTCCGCCTCGTCTTTTTCGTCAACGTCGGAGGCGTGGCCATGAGGGAGATCTATGACTTCATGGATGACCCGTGAGTAGCAACGTGGAGTTGGCTGGCTGGGGGTAGGGGGGGGTGGCCTGGATCAGCTGTTGATCATGTGTTTGAGTCCAGACTAATCATCAGAATCAGTCATTCATATGATAGACTGTTGTATCTGCTGGGTGTTTATTGCTGTCTTTTGAACATGTGACAAGGAATCATGGTTGCATTTTAAACCAGAAAAGCAGATGATAAGCACCACGGTAATTGGATTGGTCTAAACTCAATCTTCCCATGGATATAAtagcaataaaaaaacagcagcatgcAAACTGATTGGAGTGAAGAGAACATTTACACCCACCAGCCATAAACAAACTTCTGTATTGTATCTATTGGtgctgaactttttttttttttttttttaaagttcccCGCACAGGATTTTTATCAACAAAACTGTTTATTATCAGCCATTTATCCAGTGTCAGGTCATAGGGGCACTTTTATAATACAGTGATGTTGCATGTTGGTATTTTCCACTTCACAAACGTACCCAAGAACAGCACAAACATCCTCCCAGTTATATCACTTTTCCATAATAacgcattgtgtaatttttcccAACAGGAAGTTCCACAAGAAGCTTGGCCAGCAGGCGTGGCTGGTGGCAGCGATCACAGTAACCGAGTTCCTCATAGTGGTCAAATATGACCCCAACACCATCATGCTGCCCATCCCCTTCGTCGTCATGCAGTGCTGGTTTTTAGGAATCTTCCTAATACTCATCTGGACCCTGTGGAGGTTTTTCATCCGGTAAGAAGTGGGATGGTTTACTGGGCAGGTTCAAAGAGGTTTAGTGTCTGCTTCTCGAGGTAAagccatgatttttttttttttttggtgcaaataACACTTTGACAAAATTGCTAATATGCTTTTGAGCCCCAGTTTCTGAGCATGTtttttgtgtgcaaatgtttgtctgcaatataaagtcctgtacctcCATGAAAACGGTACAATCATGGCTATTTTACAAAACTGacagatattttactgtacTTTGATCATTTTCTCTATTCTGCTCCATGTAAAcccagcctgcagttcagctgaggaGTCCTACAGTGTTTGTCACGTGACTGTTAGTtccagctgagtcactgatggcttcAGGGTTGCATCGAAACCAACAGAAATTCTAGTTTTTGCAGAATCAAGTGATCCGTTtctaaaatgagacatgaagaaTTTGTTTAACGGAACACCACTTCACAGATGAGTAGGTCATGAACTATTGGAAAGGTGAAAATCTGATGGATAGCTGTTGTCATTTCGgcgttttcttttctttatggtAAGGCTTACTTCAGTGTAGAATCACATGCATGAAGAACATAACAATCAGTTTGCATGTTGCTGTTTTGCAGCACGACTGACTGTTACAGTTTGATCAGTTTATTTTGGTGActgctacattttaaaaagcacagtTTAATCCCAGTGGtcagctgaatttgaaaaaGGTGACTTCACATGTGAGGGATCCCATCCGATATGAGTTTTAGCAACTGTCCGTGCGTTTGATTTAGTTTTTCCTCATGACCTCATGCGCTGATGTGATTTAGTTGACTTTTGGTTTGATTCACCTTCTGTTGCGTAGTGTTCCTGTTAAGTGCAGCCCAGTCCCAGCATGTTAAGCTTCTTGTCTGTTTTCTCCCCTTCCCAGCCTCCCCCCGCcctccctccttttctcctcccctccttcctgCTCATGCTCAGCAGTAATGCAGTAATGTCCTTTTCAAGTGAGGTAGGTATAGGAGAGAGGTGCCTTGCCCCCATCCACTCCCTCCTATCAGCAGTGTTGTATTTTCCTCTTCTCTAGCACATCACTGTTTGAAGCCGTTGTTATAATCAGAAGATCTTTAGGATCCTCTAGAGATAACACAGAGGTCACTCCTCGTGGATCCATCTCCTGCATGGCagtttacagtttcttgctgtGGTGAATTTTTGTCCTCTTCATTTCCGCCCccatcatttccacatcagttGCAGTCAGTTTAGTGATGCAGCAGACATCCATCTTGTGCTGACGCTGCTGTAGTGAGACAGGAGAATGAAACCCAGAGGAGCTGTTAATACACACCACTTGCCAGCCAGCATGTCGGCACCTTTTACTGAACTGCACATCACCTCCACCAGTTCTCATGGTGCACCTCCCTCCAGGTCATATAGATCAGTGCATCTAGGACATCAGGCCCTGAAGCATGCCGTTATGTAGTTATTCCCCACCTGGGTGAATCGTATCTGCGAGTGGTTTGCAAATACTATTTTTACCCAGGTGTGTCATGTCCCGGTCCTTATCTAATGCACTGCATTTAGCATCAGCAGACACAGGTGAGTTTTGAAGGTGCACCACCATTAAGTGTCCTCGAGATTCTCATCAGGAGCATTTAAGATGATgccccttttttccccccagtgtCACTGATTATTTTCTGACTAAACCCCATCTTGATCGAGGACATGTTAATGATGTACAATCTGTGTTTGGTGCTTTTTGTTTCACAACCAAATACAATGAAGTATCCAGATTACACACTTCAGTGCACAAATAATGAGCTATTGAGTATTATTCACTTCAGTTAAGTCAATATTTTGTTACATTCCACAGCGACTGTAGACATGCGGGTTATGATTGTCCATATGCTATCCAGGCCGACCTAgccctatgtgaaaaagtaattgtcTCCCTAAATCTAATACCTGGTTGGGCCACCTCTATCAGCAATAACTGTTAAACATTTGTGATgacttgtgatcagtcttttacaaACAGAATTGTATCTGTAGCATCAGAAACTTTTCTTAAACGCTTCCTAGTTGCTGTAGTCTTCTCAGTCTTAGCTACAGCTGCTCCCTTCTTCA
This window of the Acanthochromis polyacanthus isolate Apoly-LR-REF ecotype Palm Island chromosome 8, KAUST_Apoly_ChrSc, whole genome shotgun sequence genome carries:
- the ptdss2 gene encoding phosphatidylserine synthase 2, encoding MTKPESKRSGVAAINATGKCATAGTASEQVNNGSVDPGCPDPSTSTKAKVMKQTSRESLHRRNTECEVYDDGTNTFFWRAHTVTVLFILTCALVYVTLLEETPHDTAYNTKRGIVASILVFLCFGVTQAKDGPFTRPHPAYWRFWLCVTVVYELFLIFILFQTVHDGRQFMKYIDPKLGVPLPERDYGGNCLMYDPGNTTDPFHNIWDKMDGFVPAHFLGWYIKTLMIRDWWMCMIISVMFEFLEYSLEHQLPNFSECWWDHWIMDVLVCNGLGIYCGMKTLAWLSMKPYQWQGLWNIPTYKGKIKRIAFQFTPYSWVKFEWKPASSLRRWLAVLGIIFMFLLAELNTFYLKFVLWMPPEHYLVLLRLVFFVNVGGVAMREIYDFMDDPKFHKKLGQQAWLVAAITVTEFLIVVKYDPNTIMLPIPFVVMQCWFLGIFLILIWTLWRFFIRDITLRYKETRRRKQEVPADWDRPLGNGSTATPSGRSKLNGSSETLRQRRS